The stretch of DNA AAAGGATCGTCGAGTCTTTTTGCTTTTTCCAAATATTTTTGAAAACTTTTTTGTTTTTTATGTAGCTGTAGAGACTCTTCCTCAGCTTTCGCATCTGCTTAATTATCCCGCAATTTTATGGGTTAGTGCGTTTTTGATTGTTATAAAGCTTTTTCAAGAATACCTAGTTCACATTGCTGGGTTTTCACTTCACCGTACTATTTTTGGAGTTCCGCTTCGGGATTAGGACTTTTCCTTCTTTTACTCTTATGTATCGAATTTTGTGTGGAGTTGATTTAAAGAGTAAGAGCGGTTTGCTTTAAAGAATAAAATATTCTGATTCTACTTGTTTGGTAGCAATTTGGATAAGCTTTGTTTTTCTAAGGAAAGCTAGTAATAACGAAGTCAGGATTGGTGAAAAAATTAGGGCAAAGCGGCTTAAGAAGTGGATAATCAAGAAAAGTAAAGCTGCAAGGAAAAAAACTATTTTTTGTTGGTGTTTTGCTAGCTCTGCCTCTATTTTTCTTTGGAGAGGTTCGGTAGCATCTGGGAGTGCTTTTGATAGGTCTAGGTTGCCCTCTTCAGTAATTTTTATTTCTTCCAGCTTTAGTTTTTCTGGGCTAAATCCCAGTTCCTGGCGGGTACTGCCTTCGCTAAGAGATTCCATGGATTCTTGCCTCAAAAACTCCAAAATCTCTTTTTGATCTTGAATTCCAAGCTGGGACTCAAAGCGCTCACCAAGCATTTTTTCTGGGACCTCAATGGTAGTAGCATTTTTTTGCAGGTTTAGAGTGTGGATGATTGCAAATGATAGAGAGATAATTAAAGCAATTAGAAGGTAGAACTGTCTTATTTGCGGTTGGAATCTGAACCCTTTCCTAATCTTAACTGTGTTTTCTATTTTTCCGTGAAGGTTATATTGCAGTAACAAGAGAGCACCAAGAAACAGTGAGCTTGATAAAGTAAGTAAGATTATTGATTGTGAGCTTAGGCTCAGTTGTGGTAATGCAAATCCAGTTACAATAATTCCCAAACTTAGGTAGAGATTATTTCGATTTTTATAGGAGATGCTGAGAGCAGGAATGCTGAAAGCACTGAGAAGTAGTAAGCAGAAGAACAGTTTAGCTATTTCTAGTGGGTTGGTTAGTAGTAAGAAAATGTATTGGGGTGTTGTTGAAAGTTTTACTGTTAAGGTACCTAAAAAGTACGCAAAGATTGCTATAGGTATGCTTAGTGTAATTATTTTAATTATATTTGCTTTTTCTTTTTCCATAAGATTAGAATATCAAATTCATAGAGGCTTAAATAGTGTTTCGCTACTCTTTACTATCTAGTTGTAAGGTTGCTTTGTTTTGGCTTTGGAAAAGGGGTAGAAATCTGGTGGGTGGTAGAGGATTCGAACCTCTGACCTTCTGCACGTCAAGCAGACGCTCTAGACCAGCTGAGCTAACCACCCCCGGTGGGTAAATCCTAAATTCCAAGCACCAAGTTCCAAACATTTGAAATTTGGATTTTGGAATTTGTAATTTCTTTAGTCTGCTAAAGTACTTTATCTATAATACCATAATCCTTAGCTTCTTTTGCTGTCATGTAGAAGTCACGATCGAAATCCTCGTTAATTTTATCTTCTGATTTTCCTGTGTGTTCTGCTATTTTTTTTGCGTAAAGCTCTTTTAGTCGCAGAATTTCTTTGGCATCAATTTGGATGTCGGTAGCCTGTCCCCTAGCTTCACCCAAGGGTTGGTGGATATGAATAATGGAGTGTGGAAGAGAGAACCTTTTTCCTTCTGTTCCTGCAGCGAGAAGCAAGGTTGCTGCTGATGCTGCTGTTCCTACTGCAATAGTCTGGACATCAGGTTTTAAAGTTCTCATGGTGTCGTAAATTGCCATTCCTGCATAGGCAGAGCCTCCCGGCGAATTAATATACATTTTTATATCCTTTTTTGGATCAACACTTTGAAGATATAAAAGCTGGGCAATAATTGTATTGGCATTGGCTGTATTTATAGGACCAGCTACAAATACGATCCGTTCTTTAAGAAGGCGCGAGTAGATGTCGTAGGCTCTTTCGCTTCCTCCTGATTTTTCAACAACCATTGGTAAATACATAAAGGGTTAAGTTGCAAATAACAAATTATAAATTTTAAACAACAAATTTTTATTATTGAAAGAAAAAGTTAGTTTTAGCTCTTGACCCTGGCAATTTCAAGGAGCTTTTCAATTGCCTTGTTCTTTTTTAGAACAGATTTGATATAAGCTCTGTTTGCAGGCGTATCCATTTCTCCTTTTGCCTTTTCATCTGGTATGGAGTCAATTGCTTCCTGAATTTCTTTTTCTTCTGCTTGAATACCAAGTTCTTTAATAATTTCATTTAGAATAAATTCGTTTTCTAAAGTCTTTGTTGCTAGTTTTTGGTATTCATCTTTAAGCTCTTCCTTTGTCTTTCCCCTGTTGTCAAGGTACTCTTCTGGTGAAAGACCAAGCGAATCTAGCTGGTCGTACAGCTGGCTTAGCATTCGGGTTACCTCGTTTTCAATTATCATGTTGGGGATCTTGATTTTTGTTTTCTTCCGGATTGCATTAAGGATATCTTGGGCAGATAATTCTTCTTTTTTACCAGTATCTTCTTGGTCTGCCTTAGACTCAGCTTCGGTTAAGGTTGCTGCAGTTTCAATCTTTGGTGCACTTGCTAGTTTTTTTACTACTTCTTTCCAATTTCCAAGATCTACTTTAGGCATTTCACAGATAAGTGCTTCAAAGACTAATTCGTTTCCTTCTGCAAACTTTTTTATTTCAATTTTAGGATTTGTTGCTGGTTTAAGTTCCTCTTGTTTAATAGCATTCATATATGCTTGGGGAACAAGCAGATTAATGACTTTTCCGTTTAGTTTTCCTTGGTCTACGTGCTGACGCACTTTTTTTAAAGGCGCCTTCCCCTTTCTAAATCCTTCAATTTCAAGATCTTTCCCCAGTTGTTTTAAAGCTGTTTGGAAAGCTTTTTTGACTTGTTCTGCTTCTACAGTAATAGTAAGTTTGACCTTACCATCTTCTAAATTTTCTTTTTCAATATTCATTTACAAGCCCAATTTTATCATCTTTTTTGATAGGTATCAATAATGCAGTCTAAAAAATTAAGAAATTGAGCAACTATTGCTACTTCTATCGGATATGATACTATTTGGATGAGTTTGGGGTTAAGTAAGGGGGGCAAGTGTGGACTAGCTAGCTAAGCTTTAGTGGTTATTCCTAACCACTGAGGCTTTATTTTTCCTTCTTTCTTTTTAATAGAATGTTTCGGAGGAGAAATCCTATTCCTGCTAACGCGGCTAGGGGTGCTCCAAATACTAGTAACCAGATGAAGGCAGATCCAACATTTTGCCAGAATGTTACAGTGCTTCTAAGTGCGTTTTTGGCAACTTGTATTGGTTTCCAAGCCTCTTCTACTATTGGTAGTTCAGATTCTTGGGTGGCAATGTGAACGGTAATAGTGGACATTTCAGCACTTTCTTCTAAATACTCCATTCGCCCTTTTATAGTTTCAATTTGCTGGCGGATTTGGGTTAGCTCTCTTTGTACTTCTAAGACATCGCTGACATCTCCTGATCTTCCCATTAACTCTAGTAATTGCTCTTCTGCTGCTTCTAAGTTGCGTAGACGGCTTTCTAAGTCTGTGTATTCTTCGGTAATATCCTCCCCTTGTATTTGTTCGCTGGTTACTTTTATAGCCAATTCTTTCAGTTCCCTAATAGACTCTTCAAAAACACTGCTGGGTACTTTTATTTTGATCATTCCCTTAAGGTGTTGCTCTTTTTCGTCTGTAAAGTAAGTTCGAGCTGAGAGCACAAAGCCGTCTTTTTCCTGGGTTAATTCCTTTACTTTTTCTACAGCTTCGGCTGTATCTTTCACTAAGAGAGAAAGGTCTCCAGTTTTAATTATTAGCCGGTCAGAAATGCTTCCGTTCTCGGATTTGTTGGGTGTTTCAGTTGATTGGTAGCTTTGTGAGCCAATAGCTTCTTCTGCTTGAGGTGTTGAAGCTGTTTCTAGACGTGAATCAAGCGTGCTCTCGGTAGTGGGTGGTTGGGCTGGGGACGTCTTCTCCTCGGTTTTTAAGCCTATCAATAAAACAATCAAAAATAAAACAACAAGAATTGCTAAAGCTACCAGGCTGTATTTAATGATTCTACTTTTCACTCTAAGTTGAGTTTGGCAAAATAATGGGCGGCTGTCAAGGTAAAGTAATATTTTCCTCTGCTTACATAAAAATTCCTGGAAGTTTAGTAGTGCAGTTTGGGCATTTATTGTCTTTGAGGTAGTTTTGTGCGCTGTAGCCACGCCGGGAGATTACAAGCTTCCCGCAATTGGGGCAATAGGTATTTTCCAAGTTGTGGTTAGGAATGTTGCCAAGATAAACAAAGTTAAGCCCCGCTTCCTTTCCAATTTCTGCAGCTCGTTCTAGCGTTTCAATTGGTGTAGGTTGTGAGTTACCCATTTTGGCTGCGGGATGGAATCTGGAGATATGCCAGGGGATGTTTTCGCCTATACTGGAAATGAACTCAGCAATTTCTGTTAATTCTTTTTCCGAATCGTTTTGTCCGGGGACAACTAGTGTTGTTAATTCAATCCAAATATCTTTTTTGTGCATGAGTTGGATAGAGTCTAGTACGGGTTGTAGCCGCGCACCGCAAACTTCTTGGTAGTAGCTGTCTCTAAATGATTTTAAGTCAATGTTAGCAGCATCAATTAGACCAGTCATTTTTTCAATTGTTTCTGGGCTTTGATAACCGTTAGTGACAAACACATTTTTAAGCCCTTCTTTTTGGGCAAGCTTAGCGGTGTCGTAAGCATATTCAAAAAAAATGGTTGGTTCTGTGTAGGTATAGGCAATAGAAACTGCGCCTGAGCCTTTAGCGTTCTCCACAATTAACTCTGGTGGCAAGTTCTTTCCTGGGAACTCCCCCTCCCAATGTTTTGAAAGCTGTGAAATGCGCCAATTTTGGCAAAACTTACAGCGAAAATTGCACCCGGCAGTGGCTATGGAGTAAGCTTGGGTACCGGGATAAAAGTGAAATAGAGGTTTCTTTTCGATGGGATCTGTGTTTGTAGCAATTACTTTGTTGTATGCTTTTGTGTATAACACACCCCCCTTGTTTTCTCTTACTGCACAAATACCCTTGTTTCCGGGTGAGATTAAGCACTGGTGTGCACACAGCTCACACTGTACTTTGTTGCCTTTTAATTTTTTATACAGCATTGCTTCTTTCATTTCCATAATTATTTTAATTTTAACACAAAGCAGTACAAACCAACCAAATGAGTATCCTAGAGTGAGACCAACATTAGCAAACTACAAGACTATATGCTCAACTCGTCTCCACCAACTTATAACATCTTGTAGTTGTAGTGTGGGGGACTTAAACTTGTTGTTAATGAGGTTGACACCACTTTCTTTCTTGTAAGAGTAATAGTGGTTTAACTTTGCTGGTGACTTTTTTGTTAAAATAAAGCAGTATGATTTTAGAGAAATTTACAACTGGAACTTTGTTAACAAATTGTTATTTGTTTGGTAATGTTAATTTCCATGAGTTGGTGGTAATTGATGCTGAGATAGGGCTTTGGGAAAAACTAGGGTCATTTCTGGATAAGGAAAATCTGCCAAAGCAGGCAGTAAAGGCGGTTGTTGCAACTCATGCTCATTTTGATCATGTTCGCGGAGTGGAAAAAATTAGAAAAGAGACAGGTGCGCGGTTTGTAGTGTATAAAAGTGCAAAGCATAAGCTAGAAGAGAAATTTGATTTGAGGGCAAACCGCATTGTAGCTGATGGAGATAGGATTCATATTGGTGATTATATTTTAAAAGTGATCTATACTCCTGGTCATTCTCCGGAAAGCATTTGTTTATATGAACAAGATCAAGGGTTGCTTTTTTCCGGCGATTTGCTTTTTAGAAATGGAGTTGGTAGGACAGACCTTCCGGGGGGCGATGCAAGTAAACTTAAAGATTCTCTGGAAAAGATAAGCACGCTCCCCTACTCTACTCGTGTTTTTCCTGGGCACAGCAGCGATTTTGTGCTTGGTGATTTTCCCTTTGATTTCCACATCTAGGCTGTTTTTATAGCGTTTTCCAAATTATGCTAAGCTTGTTATAAATATGTCAGTTGTCTATTGGTGCAAAACTACTTACTATAAAAATTTTGTTAGAAAAGTTGTTGATATATTTGCTGATGACTTGTTAACTGCAGGAAGAATTTTGTTGAAACCCAACTTAGTTTCCGCTGAGGCTTATCCCACTACAACACATCCGCGCCTTTTAGAAATAGTTCTAGAAGAATTAAAAAATTTAAAAATTTCAGAAGTAGTGGTTGCAGACGGACCTGCATTCAATGCTCCGGAAATTGAAACAATTTTTAGTAGTTCAGCAATTAGAGATGTTTGTGTTAGGTTTGGTGTTCCTTTGGTAAATCTTTATGAAACCAAAAGCGAATCGGTAACCTCTCCGCGGGATTTTACATTTTCTCTTTTTGAATATCCCTTGCAGTTTGATTATGTAATCTCGCTTCCTGTTTTGAAAGAGCATACACATACCAAATTAACCGGTGCTCTTAAAAATCAGTTTGGTTATCTTGCCCGTTTTGAACGGCTTAAAGTTCATTCTCCATTAAAATCTTTGCCTAAGGTTATTGCTGAGGTAAATGCTTACGCCAAGACAGATTTGTTTGTTGTAGATGCGATGGAAACTCTTGTGGATGCTCAGGAGATTCGCCACGGTGGAATTAAGCGCAATTTAGGATACATGTTAGCAGGTAAAGATCCTGTTGCGCTGGACTCTTTTGGACTGAATTTGTTGAAAAGAGTTGATGCAAAATTGGAAAATTTAGGGCCAGCTAATATTGAACATATAAAATTGGCAGAGAAATATGGTGTGGGTAATCTAGAATATGAAAGTGAAGAGCTTTGTAGTTAGAAGTTTTGAATTTGAAATATTATTTGTGCCGTAACGCTTCCATAGGGTCAAGGTTGGTAGCTTTAATGCCTGACCTCTTTTGTACCTAATGCGTAATGGTAAAATATAAATGTCTCACAACGAAGCTGGGGTATAGATTAGTAAGGGAGAGAGCACGGTGTATAGATCTTCAGTGACATTGCACTTTGTGAGTTACTCAGATTTTTGTGAATTGGTGGGATTCCCCCATACTTTGGTGTTGAAATGTTCGGAACTTTCTCCTAGATATAGCCTTAAGGGAGCGAGAACTTTTGGAAATATTAACTCTTTTACATTTCCAAAGCCGCTTTCCTCAACAGAGCTTTTGTTTTGGTACAGCGACTTAGATACTTGGAAAAGGACATTGGCACCCACTTTTAAAGAAGTAAGAGAAGCCTTGCTGACGTGGTTAGAGCGTTGGTTCGTGCGCCCTCTACATAGTGAGTGTGATAATTTTTGGGGAGTATGGTTAGAGGAAGTTTACGGTGTTACTAGGTGGACATTCCATGATGTAGCTGTTCGCTTGTTGGATATGGATGAAATAGATTATGAGGGATATGTGTATGCCTATTTGAACTGCCCTTTTTGTACACTTACTTGGAAACACATTCGTGACTCTTATCCAGAGGATGCTGTTTCTGCTTTGGAAAAATTTTTTCCAAATGGGTGGGTGGAGAATATCCAGTATCTAAGTGCGGCGATAACTAGCAAGTTAGGGAGGAAAGAAAAAGTGTTTCTTGATGGTGAGATTTCGGTTCCTATAAGTAGGAATTGATAAAGTTCCCAGCCCTGGGCCAATGTGTTTAGTTGTGCCTTGTCCAGGGCTGGGATGTTTCGAAATCTATTCTAGGTTAGTGTACGGAACACTTTTACTCAAGTGCTAATAATCACTTATTCAGTAATTATTTTGTCTCTTTGATAAAATTGTTGTGTAGTGAAGAAAATATAGTTTAACTAACTATGATTCCTATCCGGGACAACAACCCTTCAGCAACAACTCCTTATATTACGCGTGCGCTAATAGTAGTAAATGTGTTGGTTTTTATTTATACTTTGCTACTTCCCTACTCTGAGCTGCAAGCGCTTTTTAGTTTGTATGCGCTTATACCTTCCAGGATTTCTGCGGGAGAGAACTTGTATTCTGTATTTACTGCTATGTTTTTGCATGCTGGAGTAGGACATGTTTTTGGCAATATGCTTTTTCTTTGGATTTTTGGTAATAATGTTGAGGATACTTTGGGGCATTTTAAGTTTTTGCTATTTTACTTTGTTTGTGGATTACTGGGTTTTCTTCTTCAATACTTTATAGATCCGTATACTTCTATTCCTATGTTGGGCGCATCGGGGGCAATTGCCGGCGTTCTCGGTTCTTATTTGGTCCTGTATCCTTACGCTCGAATTGAGATTCTTATTCCTTTTTATTTTACTTTCAGTCGTGGTACAGTTCCTGCCCGTTTTATGTTGGTGTATTGGATACTTTTTCAATTTTTACACGGTTTGGGTAGTTTGGGTGTGTCCGGAGGCGGTGTAGCCTATTTTGCACATATTGGTGGGTTTGCTACTGGTTGGGCACTTACTAAGATTTTTGGATGGGAGCCGAAGAATAAGCATTGGGGGTGGTAATTTATGTGCAGGTGAGTAATTCCTCTCGCCTGTCGCTTGTTCGCCATCTCAATTAAGCATGGTGCACAGTATACAGTATACAGTATATAGTATGTAGTATACAGTATATAGTATACAGTGCACTGTATATTGTATGCGATATACAATCATTATATACAGTCATTGGCTGTTGGCTGTTGACTTGCTACGACAAGACTGCCTGCCGGCAAGGCAGAGCTCCGAGCAATATTTTTTCTAACCTCACTTTGTTCCGTCCTGTCGGGACCGAAGCTCGTTAAGAGCAAAGGGTGGTGCCGAGGGCGGGAGTCGAACCCGCATGGACTTGCGTCCACAGGATCCTAAGTCCTGCGCGTCTGCCAGTTCCGCCACCTCGGCTTAATGTTAAAGTGTTAAGTTTTTTTGCAATGTACTGCTTTTTTTTTTTTTTGTAATTTGCGATTTTGAATTTGGTGTTTACCTGCTTGCAGGGATTATTATACCAAACTTGCATAAGATTTGCGTTTAATTTAGGATGTTTTTATGAAGGTTTCTATTTTTTGTGGCGGTGCGGGTAAGAGATTTTGGCCGCTTTCTCGCCGTAAAAGTCCCAAGCAGCTGCAACAGATTTTTGATGGCAAATCTACTTTGCAATTTGCCTACCAACGTATTCAACCTTTTGTTCAGCCTGAAGATATTCTCATTTCTACCTCCTTTTCTTTTTTCGACGAAATTAAAGATCAGCTCTCGGATTTACCGGAGGAAAATCTAATTGGTGAACCTGCTTTCCGTGATTTGGGTCCGGCGGTGGCTCTTAATGCTGCTATTATTTCACAGAGTGCTGGGGAAGATGAGCCTTTTGCAATTGTTTGGAGTGACCATATTGTTGAGAAAAAAGAGCTTTTTCGGGAAATGTTAAAAAGGGTAGAAAAGGAATTACGGAAAAAGAGTGTAGAGATTGTTTTTTTTTTGGTTGTGTTCCTCGGTTTGCAAATGAGAATTTGGGTTGGATGACTCTTGATGGGTCAATTGCCGACGAGGGGGTGACAGTTTCTGGGTTGAAGGGGTTTAAGTACAGACCACCCGCGGACCAAGCGCAGGAATTTTTTGAAAGCGGTAGGCACGCCTGGAATTTGGGGTATTTTGTTTCTACCCCTCGGTTTATTTTGGGTGAGTTTAAAAAACACACACCGGGAATTTATGAGAAGGTTAAGAAGATAACAAGAAAGTGGGGACAGGATGAGTATAGGGATACGTTGGAAGAAATTTACCCCACCATGGAAAAAATAAGTTTTGATAATGCTGTTTTGGAAAATTTGGATTTTGGTAAGACGCAGGCTTTAGTAGCGGATCTTGGTTGGTCAGATATTGGCACACTCTATGCGTATAAGGAACACTATGCAGGTACAGAGAAGAATTTTCTAAAGGGCGATGTAATTGATAAAGGCTCCAAGGATATTTTGGTTTGTAACGCAACAAAAGATCAATTTATAGCTACTGCTGGTTTGGAAGGTGTGGTTGTGGTGGCAACTGACGACGCAATTATGGTTTGCGGGCGGGACGAAGTGCGTAGGATTAAAGAGATTGTTAATGATTTGGAGGAGCAGGGACGGGAAAAGCTTATTTAGGCTTGCTGCAATAAGATTCCCGCCAATTCCTCAACCTCTCCCGACCAGTCGGAAGAGGTTTTCCCTTGGCGGGTTCTTTTGTAGAGGATTATTAGCGAGCGGCGGCAATAGTACCTCCAGCTTCGGCGAGGTTAGCAAAATATTCTTTTTCAATTTCGCCCATAAAATAGCGAACACCAGTTGTCCAATTGTGGGCGTTAGGCGGACAGTAAATTGGTGCCCAAGCTTCTGGACCATAACGATTATTTTCTGCACTTCGCTCTCCTAAGCTTTTACCAACTGTATTAATAGCTTGTTCCCAAGAGTTAAATTTAATATAACCACCACCCCAACCAAAAGGGTTATAGCTATTGCTGGCAACGCGTTTACCAAATATAGATTCCATACCAGTAATAGCAGGCAAGAATCGCCAGTCAAGGTTATATTTGTCAGCAACTTCGACAAAAGTCTCAGCTTCGCTTGCCATAGGAGAATTGTAGGAGTCAAGAAACTCCTCTAAGGTTTCAATTCGGATATCCTCCTTCTGCTTAGCCTTAACTACTCCTACATCCTTAGCTGTTTCTGTTTCTTGAAGCTGAACCTTTTTTTGGTTTTGCCCCAATGTAGCTTGGGGAGCTGTTGTTAGGGTAATTAGCGTACCATAAGCAACAGCCTTGAGAATAAGTTCCATCATTGTTATCTCGGTTTCCCCTTTGAGCTGTTATGTAGCGTAAGATGCTATAGACAGCCAGAATTAGATAAAAAGCAGTGAAAATTGGGGGAATTTGCTGTAATAAAGGCGATAAGTATTAAAAAATATCCCTCTTTCCAGCTACCGAGGGAGTCTAACACACTATAAGGTCTCTGTCAAACTAAAAATCGGCTTTTTTGGACCATGGTTTGGGTTGAAATTGGAGAATTAGAGAGATGTAGGAGGGTAGTTTGGGTTGGTTAAAAATTTTCTAGTTCCCAGATAAAGTATTTTACACCTGTTGCCCAACTTCCGTTTGCTTCAGTTACTGATCGGGGGCAGTATATTTCCATTATTTTTTCTGGTGTTTGATAGCCTTGATCAAGGTAATTTTCTCGGAGACCTTTGGCGACTGTTTCGATAGCTTCTTTCCAGGTGTTGAACTTTAGGGTTCCTCTGCTGTGGACCCCCCACCCCCAACAATTGTAGGAGTCTTCGGGGATTGTTCGGCAAAAGGTGGATTCTTGTCCTGCAATGGCTGGAAGAAGTCTCCAATCAAGGTCGTATTTGTTGGCAGCTTCTATTAGATAATCTGCGTGATCGGCAAGGGGCGAATGGTGGGCTTCTAAATACTTTTTTAAAATAAGCGGTCGGGATTCTTTTCGAACAATACTTTTTCCTAGTACAACTTTTCCCGGTGGTTCTGAAGTAAACGCTATTTTCCGGTAAGGTGCAAATTTGGAGAGAGGAATGGGTATTGGTTTATTTAAGGCCACAGTAGCAAAAACAATAATGCACAAACTCCCTCCCAGTAGGAAGATTAGGGGTAGGATAAAGACGTAAGCAATTTTTTTAATGTAAAATTGTGGAGTTGCAGATTTGGAGGTTCTTTTTTCTGGAATTTTTGCTAAAACCAAGTCGACAAGTCTTTCTCCTAAGTTTGTTACGGCAGGTATTTTCATGGCAAGTTCAACTTAGCATAAAGAAAGTTGAGGGTCAAATCGAACTCGCCTGCCGGTAGGCAGGCTTGGCGAAGGAAGATGGAGGCGCGGGAGGGAAGCGCCCCGTACCAGGTGGAGTACAGGATAAAACCCCTCTTTTTTGCATTGGAGGCCCGAGTCGGATTCGAACCGACGCATAGGAGTTTTGCAGACTCCCGCCTTACCACTTGGCTATCGGGCCAAAAAGCGGCGTGACTTTATCCCGACCTGTCGGGAACTTCGCCACCGCGCCTTGATAAAAGCTTTGGAACATGACTTTTGCTTGAAACTTGGCCACCGAGACGTTTCTTCTAATTGGAACGTAGGTGGAACTTGGTGACCAGCCCGTAGCAACATAACTAGCACGCTTTTAGCCACTCCTAGTTTATCAAATAAAGCAAGTAAATTCCACCTTGGGTAGTGGAATGCGTTTTGTGTCCTGAAGCAATTTAGCTAAGAATATTTTTTAGAAATTTGCGTAGAGGTTGGGACAACTCTTCCCGTTCTAGAGCATAGAGGATTGTGGTTTTTAAGTAACGTAATGGATCTCCGGTTGTTAACCACTGTCCATCCAGATTTGCAATTTTGACCCTTTCTGTTTTTGCTAGGTCCGCAATTGCATCTGCAAGCCAAAGCTCGCCTCCCTTCCCAGTTCCTTTGGGGTTTAAGTAATTGAAAATGTTGTAGTTGAATATGAATCTGCCGTATTGGGCGAGAGTTGAGGGCGCATTTTCCGGAGAGGGTTTTTCTATAATACTCTCTATCTCATTTTCCGATCCTTCTTTTAATTTTACAATGCCGTATCGATTAGTTTCTTTCCTTGGAATTTCCTGAACTGCTAAGAAATTGGATTGAGGATCTTTTTCCCACATTTTAATTAGCTGGGCGCAGGCGGAGACTTTTGAGAGAACTAGATCGTCGCCGAACATAAAAATAAAGGATTCGTCATCGTCAATTAAATGTTTAGCAGCAAGAAGCGGGCTAGCATTACCATAAGGGAGATTATCTTTTTGGCGAACATAAACATAATTAGCCATCATTGGGATTTTCTTGACTTCTTTTAGGTATTTTTCTTTACCAGCTGCTTCCAGTACTCGTTTTAGTTCTGTATTGGAATCGAAATGGTCTTCGAGGGCAGAGTGTCCAAGCCGGGTTACAATAATAATATTTTCAATACCAGCCTCGACGGCATCTTCAACCAAGTATTGAATAATTGGTTTATCTACAATAGGGAGCATCTCTTTGGGTTGATTCTTGGTTGCGGGAAGAAAACGAGTACCATATCCAGCAGCAGCAATAACAGCTTTGTTTATGCGGGAAGTGTCTTTAGCCATAAAAAAGAGGTCACCTGTTGTCTAATTGTTGGCAGTGCTATTACTTTGAATACTACTAACAACCGCCGCTTGCAGCACTAGTGTCACTAAGAGTTTCGGAGCATGCTTCTGGGGGATTGTTAAATGCGCTGCAAATAGCATTTTTGTATCCTTCTGCGCTGCGGTTGCCTTGGTAAGTAACACCGTTAATTATTAGTGTGGGCGATCCTTGAACACCCAGATCGTCTGTAAGTTGTTGCTCTGCTTCTGCGTAGGAAAGGTAATTTTGGTTGAAACAGGCCTCGACTGAGGATACATTTACTCCAGTCTCTTGAGCAGCATCTTGCCAGCAAGTTTCGATATCATCTACAGTGCACATTTGATTTGCATTGTCTACGAAGTCCCAATACATATCTTTTTGGTTTTCAAAAACACAGAGCTCCCGTAAATTTTGGTTAGCTTCTTCGACCCCGTGCATTGAGCAGTACTTGCTCTCCTCGTCGATACAATATTCGGGACCGCCTCTTTGGTAGTTATCATAGAAAATATAGTGAGGCTCAACTGTAACACTGTTTCCTAGGAGATCTACTACAGGTTTCATTATATTTTCAGCTTGATTGCCGTATGGGCAGTAGGACATTGTGAACAGCTGAACTTCGGGAGTTTCACTTTTGGGAATTTCTTGGGTAACTTCTTCTGTTTCTTGTTGGTTTTCTTCAGTTTCCACTTGATTCATATCTAATGCAGTTGGGAAAAATATGGAGAAATCCTTTTTCATGTAAGATGTA from Patescibacteria group bacterium encodes:
- a CDS encoding sugar phosphate nucleotidyltransferase — protein: MKVSIFCGGAGKRFWPLSRRKSPKQLQQIFDGKSTLQFAYQRIQPFVQPEDILISTSFSFFDEIKDQLSDLPEENLIGEPAFRDLGPAVALNAAIISQSAGEDEPFAIVWSDHIVEKKELFREMLKRVEKELRKKSVEIVFFLVVFLGLQMRIWVG
- a CDS encoding sugar phosphate nucleotidyltransferase; the encoded protein is MTLDGSIADEGVTVSGLKGFKYRPPADQAQEFFESGRHAWNLGYFVSTPRFILGEFKKHTPGIYEKVKKITRKWGQDEYRDTLEEIYPTMEKISFDNAVLENLDFGKTQALVADLGWSDIGTLYAYKEHYAGTEKNFLKGDVIDKGSKDILVCNATKDQFIATAGLEGVVVVATDDAIMVCGRDEVRRIKEIVNDLEEQGREKLI
- a CDS encoding UTP--glucose-1-phosphate uridylyltransferase is translated as MAKDTSRINKAVIAAAGYGTRFLPATKNQPKEMLPIVDKPIIQYLVEDAVEAGIENIIIVTRLGHSALEDHFDSNTELKRVLEAAGKEKYLKEVKKIPMMANYVYVRQKDNLPYGNASPLLAAKHLIDDDESFIFMFGDDLVLSKVSACAQLIKMWEKDPQSNFLAVQEIPRKETNRYGIVKLKEGSENEIESIIEKPSPENAPSTLAQYGRFIFNYNIFNYLNPKGTGKGGELWLADAIADLAKTERVKIANLDGQWLTTGDPLRYLKTTILYALEREELSQPLRKFLKNILS
- a CDS encoding thioredoxin domain-containing protein, encoding MSEHKVYFILILILLLALGGAVYTQGFSNIPFLHSEKASQQDLETAKEKAREFILSNNLVQDPTDLKITTIEEEGSLYKVALTVGRQSFTSYMKKDFSIFFPTALDMNQVETEENQQETEEVTQEIPKSETPEVQLFTMSYCPYGNQAENIMKPVVDLLGNSVTVEPHYIFYDNYQRGGPEYCIDEESKYCSMHGVEEANQNLRELCVFENQKDMYWDFVDNANQMCTVDDIETCWQDAAQETGVNVSSVEACFNQNYLSYAEAEQQLTDDLGVQGSPTLIINGVTYQGNRSAEGYKNAICSAFNNPPEACSETLSDTSAASGGC